A genomic region of Notamacropus eugenii isolate mMacEug1 chromosome 3, mMacEug1.pri_v2, whole genome shotgun sequence contains the following coding sequences:
- the PCBP2 gene encoding poly(rC)-binding protein 2 isoform X1: MDTGVIEGGLNVTLTIRLLMHGKEVGSIIGKKGESVKKMREESGARINISEGNCPERIITLAGPTNAIFKAFAMIIDKLEEDISSSMTNSTAASRPPVTLRLVVPASQCGSLIGKGGCKIKEIRESTGAQVQVAGDMLPNSTERAITIAGIPQSIIECVKQICVVMLETLSQSPPKGVTIPYRPKPSSSPVIFAGGQDRYSTGSDSASFPHTTPSMCLNPDLEGPPLEAYTIQGQYAIPQPDLTKLHQLAMQQSHFPMTHGNTGFSGIESSSPEVKGYWAGLDASAQTTSHELTIPNDLIGCIIGRQGAKINEIRQMSGAQIKIANPVEGSTDRQVTITGSAASISLAQYLINVSLENAKPSSQAASVTIPDHLSINLSQPSTPSSSSSSSTTTPSLATAGTSDAPSSLPNPLPTAPCVSSLLGMKPIPLLALNVVSAAKGPGASAATTTTSAVPCVTNKLKAEKQRFSPY, translated from the exons ATGGACACCGGTGTGATTGAAGGTGGATTAAATGTCACTCTCACCATCCGGCTACTTATGCATGGAAAG GAAGTTGGAAGCATTATTGGAAAG AAAGGAGAATCGGTCAAGAAGATGCGTGAAGAG agTGGTGCTCGTATCAACATCTCAGAAGGGAATTGTCCTGAGAGAATAATTACTCTGGCTGGACCCACCAATGCCATCTTTAAAGCCTTTGCAATGATTATTGACAAACTGGAAGAG GACATCAGCAGCTCTATGACCAATAGTACAGCTGCCAGTAGACCCCCAGTCACCCTGAGGCTTGTGGTCCCTGCTAGCCAGTGTGGCTCTCTCATTGGAAAAGGAGGATGCAAGATCAAGGAAATAAGAGAG AGTACAGGGGCTCAGGTCCAGGTGGCAGGGGATATGCTACCAAACTCAACTGAGCGGGCCATCACTATTGCTGGCATCCCGCAATCTATCATTGAGTGTGTCAAACAGATCTGCGTGGTCATGTTGGA gactcTCTCCCAGTCTCCCCCGAAGGGCGTGACCATCCCGTACCGGCCCAAGCCGTCCAGCTCTCCAGTCATCTTTGCAGGTGGTCAG GACAGGTACAGCACAGGCAGCGACAGTGCGAGCTTTCCCCACACCACCCCGTCCATGTGCCTCAACCCTGACCTGGAGGGACCACCTCTAGAG GCCTATACCATTCAAGGACAGTATGCCATTCCACAGCCAGAT TTGACCAAGCTGCACCAGTTGGCAATGCAACAGTCTCACTTTCCCATGACGCATGGCAACACCGGATTCAGTG GCATTGAATCCAGCTCTCCAGAGGTGAAAGGCTATTGGg CAGGTTTGGATGCATCTGCTCAGACTACTTCTCATGAACTCACCATTCCAAATGAC TTAATTGGCTGCATAATCGGGCGTCAAGGCGCCAAAATCAATGAGATTCGTCAGATGTCTGGGGCTCAGATCAAAATTGCCAATCCAGTGGAAGGATCTACTGATAGGCAGGTTACCATCACTGGATCTGCTGCCAGCATTAGCCTGGCCCAATATCTAATCAATGTCAG TTTAGAAAACGCTAAACCCTCCTCCCAGGCAGCCTCCGTCACGATCCCTGATCACCTCAGCATCAACCTCTCTCAACCCTCcaccccttcttcttcttcttcctcctccaccaccaccccctcgcTCGCCACAGCGGGGACCTCCGACGCACCCTCCAGCCTCCCCAACCCTCTTCCGACCGCCCCTTGTGTCTCCAGTCTGCTTGGCATGAAACCCATCCCTCTCCTGGCTCTAAATGTTGTGTCTGCTGCTAAGGGTCCTGGGGCTTcggctgccaccaccaccacctctgccGTGCCATGCGTAACTAACAAACTGAAAGCTGAGAAACAGAGATTTTCTCCCTACTGA
- the PCBP2 gene encoding poly(rC)-binding protein 2 isoform X23 — MDTGVIEGGLNVTLTIRLLMHGKEVGSIIGKKGESVKKMREESGARINISEGNCPERIITLAGPTNAIFKAFAMIIDKLEEDISSSMTNSTAASRPPVTLRLVVPASQCGSLIGKGGCKIKEIRESTGAQVQVAGDMLPNSTERAITIAGIPQSIIECVKQICVVMLESPPKGVTIPYRPKPSSSPVIFAGGQDRYSTGSDSASFPHTTPSMCLNPDLEGPPLEAYTIQGQYAIPQPDLTKLHQLAMQQSHFPMTHGNTGFSAGLDASAQTTSHELTIPNDLIGCIIGRQGAKINEIRQMSGAQIKIANPVEGSTDRQVTITGSAASISLAQYLINVRLSSETGGMGSS; from the exons ATGGACACCGGTGTGATTGAAGGTGGATTAAATGTCACTCTCACCATCCGGCTACTTATGCATGGAAAG GAAGTTGGAAGCATTATTGGAAAG AAAGGAGAATCGGTCAAGAAGATGCGTGAAGAG agTGGTGCTCGTATCAACATCTCAGAAGGGAATTGTCCTGAGAGAATAATTACTCTGGCTGGACCCACCAATGCCATCTTTAAAGCCTTTGCAATGATTATTGACAAACTGGAAGAG GACATCAGCAGCTCTATGACCAATAGTACAGCTGCCAGTAGACCCCCAGTCACCCTGAGGCTTGTGGTCCCTGCTAGCCAGTGTGGCTCTCTCATTGGAAAAGGAGGATGCAAGATCAAGGAAATAAGAGAG AGTACAGGGGCTCAGGTCCAGGTGGCAGGGGATATGCTACCAAACTCAACTGAGCGGGCCATCACTATTGCTGGCATCCCGCAATCTATCATTGAGTGTGTCAAACAGATCTGCGTGGTCATGTTGGAG TCTCCCCCGAAGGGCGTGACCATCCCGTACCGGCCCAAGCCGTCCAGCTCTCCAGTCATCTTTGCAGGTGGTCAG GACAGGTACAGCACAGGCAGCGACAGTGCGAGCTTTCCCCACACCACCCCGTCCATGTGCCTCAACCCTGACCTGGAGGGACCACCTCTAGAG GCCTATACCATTCAAGGACAGTATGCCATTCCACAGCCAGAT TTGACCAAGCTGCACCAGTTGGCAATGCAACAGTCTCACTTTCCCATGACGCATGGCAACACCGGATTCAGTG CAGGTTTGGATGCATCTGCTCAGACTACTTCTCATGAACTCACCATTCCAAATGAC TTAATTGGCTGCATAATCGGGCGTCAAGGCGCCAAAATCAATGAGATTCGTCAGATGTCTGGGGCTCAGATCAAAATTGCCAATCCAGTGGAAGGATCTACTGATAGGCAGGTTACCATCACTGGATCTGCTGCCAGCATTAGCCTGGCCCAATATCTAATCAATGTCAG GCTTTCCTCGGAGACGGGTGGCATGGGGAGCAGCTAG
- the PCBP2 gene encoding poly(rC)-binding protein 2 isoform X13, with protein sequence MDTGVIEGGLNVTLTIRLLMHGKEVGSIIGKKGESVKKMREESGARINISEGNCPERIITLAGPTNAIFKAFAMIIDKLEEDISSSMTNSTAASRPPVTLRLVVPASQCGSLIGKGGCKIKEIRESTGAQVQVAGDMLPNSTERAITIAGIPQSIIECVKQICVVMLESPPKGVTIPYRPKPSSSPVIFAGGQAYTIQGQYAIPQPDLTKLHQLAMQQSHFPMTHGNTGFSGIESSSPEVKGYWGLDASAQTTSHELTIPNDLIGCIIGRQGAKINEIRQMSGAQIKIANPVEGSTDRQVTITGSAASISLAQYLINVSLENAKPSSQAASVTIPDHLSINLSQPSTPSSSSSSSTTTPSLATAGTSDAPSSLPNPLPTAPCVSSLLGMKPIPLLALNVVSAAKGPGASAATTTTSAVPCVTNKLKAEKQRFSPY encoded by the exons ATGGACACCGGTGTGATTGAAGGTGGATTAAATGTCACTCTCACCATCCGGCTACTTATGCATGGAAAG GAAGTTGGAAGCATTATTGGAAAG AAAGGAGAATCGGTCAAGAAGATGCGTGAAGAG agTGGTGCTCGTATCAACATCTCAGAAGGGAATTGTCCTGAGAGAATAATTACTCTGGCTGGACCCACCAATGCCATCTTTAAAGCCTTTGCAATGATTATTGACAAACTGGAAGAG GACATCAGCAGCTCTATGACCAATAGTACAGCTGCCAGTAGACCCCCAGTCACCCTGAGGCTTGTGGTCCCTGCTAGCCAGTGTGGCTCTCTCATTGGAAAAGGAGGATGCAAGATCAAGGAAATAAGAGAG AGTACAGGGGCTCAGGTCCAGGTGGCAGGGGATATGCTACCAAACTCAACTGAGCGGGCCATCACTATTGCTGGCATCCCGCAATCTATCATTGAGTGTGTCAAACAGATCTGCGTGGTCATGTTGGAG TCTCCCCCGAAGGGCGTGACCATCCCGTACCGGCCCAAGCCGTCCAGCTCTCCAGTCATCTTTGCAGGTGGTCAG GCCTATACCATTCAAGGACAGTATGCCATTCCACAGCCAGAT TTGACCAAGCTGCACCAGTTGGCAATGCAACAGTCTCACTTTCCCATGACGCATGGCAACACCGGATTCAGTG GCATTGAATCCAGCTCTCCAGAGGTGAAAGGCTATTGGg GTTTGGATGCATCTGCTCAGACTACTTCTCATGAACTCACCATTCCAAATGAC TTAATTGGCTGCATAATCGGGCGTCAAGGCGCCAAAATCAATGAGATTCGTCAGATGTCTGGGGCTCAGATCAAAATTGCCAATCCAGTGGAAGGATCTACTGATAGGCAGGTTACCATCACTGGATCTGCTGCCAGCATTAGCCTGGCCCAATATCTAATCAATGTCAG TTTAGAAAACGCTAAACCCTCCTCCCAGGCAGCCTCCGTCACGATCCCTGATCACCTCAGCATCAACCTCTCTCAACCCTCcaccccttcttcttcttcttcctcctccaccaccaccccctcgcTCGCCACAGCGGGGACCTCCGACGCACCCTCCAGCCTCCCCAACCCTCTTCCGACCGCCCCTTGTGTCTCCAGTCTGCTTGGCATGAAACCCATCCCTCTCCTGGCTCTAAATGTTGTGTCTGCTGCTAAGGGTCCTGGGGCTTcggctgccaccaccaccacctctgccGTGCCATGCGTAACTAACAAACTGAAAGCTGAGAAACAGAGATTTTCTCCCTACTGA
- the PCBP2 gene encoding poly(rC)-binding protein 2 isoform X4, translating into MDTGVIEGGLNVTLTIRLLMHGKEVGSIIGKKGESVKKMREESGARINISEGNCPERIITLAGPTNAIFKAFAMIIDKLEEDISSSMTNSTAASRPPVTLRLVVPASQCGSLIGKGGCKIKEIRESTGAQVQVAGDMLPNSTERAITIAGIPQSIIECVKQICVVMLESPPKGVTIPYRPKPSSSPVIFAGGQDRYSTGSDSASFPHTTPSMCLNPDLEGPPLEAYTIQGQYAIPQPDLTKLHQLAMQQSHFPMTHGNTGFSGIESSSPEVKGYWGLDASAQTTSHELTIPNDLIGCIIGRQGAKINEIRQMSGAQIKIANPVEGSTDRQVTITGSAASISLAQYLINVSLENAKPSSQAASVTIPDHLSINLSQPSTPSSSSSSSTTTPSLATAGTSDAPSSLPNPLPTAPCVSSLLGMKPIPLLALNVVSAAKGPGASAATTTTSAVPCVTNKLKAEKQRFSPY; encoded by the exons ATGGACACCGGTGTGATTGAAGGTGGATTAAATGTCACTCTCACCATCCGGCTACTTATGCATGGAAAG GAAGTTGGAAGCATTATTGGAAAG AAAGGAGAATCGGTCAAGAAGATGCGTGAAGAG agTGGTGCTCGTATCAACATCTCAGAAGGGAATTGTCCTGAGAGAATAATTACTCTGGCTGGACCCACCAATGCCATCTTTAAAGCCTTTGCAATGATTATTGACAAACTGGAAGAG GACATCAGCAGCTCTATGACCAATAGTACAGCTGCCAGTAGACCCCCAGTCACCCTGAGGCTTGTGGTCCCTGCTAGCCAGTGTGGCTCTCTCATTGGAAAAGGAGGATGCAAGATCAAGGAAATAAGAGAG AGTACAGGGGCTCAGGTCCAGGTGGCAGGGGATATGCTACCAAACTCAACTGAGCGGGCCATCACTATTGCTGGCATCCCGCAATCTATCATTGAGTGTGTCAAACAGATCTGCGTGGTCATGTTGGAG TCTCCCCCGAAGGGCGTGACCATCCCGTACCGGCCCAAGCCGTCCAGCTCTCCAGTCATCTTTGCAGGTGGTCAG GACAGGTACAGCACAGGCAGCGACAGTGCGAGCTTTCCCCACACCACCCCGTCCATGTGCCTCAACCCTGACCTGGAGGGACCACCTCTAGAG GCCTATACCATTCAAGGACAGTATGCCATTCCACAGCCAGAT TTGACCAAGCTGCACCAGTTGGCAATGCAACAGTCTCACTTTCCCATGACGCATGGCAACACCGGATTCAGTG GCATTGAATCCAGCTCTCCAGAGGTGAAAGGCTATTGGg GTTTGGATGCATCTGCTCAGACTACTTCTCATGAACTCACCATTCCAAATGAC TTAATTGGCTGCATAATCGGGCGTCAAGGCGCCAAAATCAATGAGATTCGTCAGATGTCTGGGGCTCAGATCAAAATTGCCAATCCAGTGGAAGGATCTACTGATAGGCAGGTTACCATCACTGGATCTGCTGCCAGCATTAGCCTGGCCCAATATCTAATCAATGTCAG TTTAGAAAACGCTAAACCCTCCTCCCAGGCAGCCTCCGTCACGATCCCTGATCACCTCAGCATCAACCTCTCTCAACCCTCcaccccttcttcttcttcttcctcctccaccaccaccccctcgcTCGCCACAGCGGGGACCTCCGACGCACCCTCCAGCCTCCCCAACCCTCTTCCGACCGCCCCTTGTGTCTCCAGTCTGCTTGGCATGAAACCCATCCCTCTCCTGGCTCTAAATGTTGTGTCTGCTGCTAAGGGTCCTGGGGCTTcggctgccaccaccaccacctctgccGTGCCATGCGTAACTAACAAACTGAAAGCTGAGAAACAGAGATTTTCTCCCTACTGA
- the PCBP2 gene encoding poly(rC)-binding protein 2 isoform X12, with the protein MDTGVIEGGLNVTLTIRLLMHGKEVGSIIGKKGESVKKMREESGARINISEGNCPERIITLAGPTNAIFKAFAMIIDKLEEDISSSMTNSTAASRPPVTLRLVVPASQCGSLIGKGGCKIKEIRESTGAQVQVAGDMLPNSTERAITIAGIPQSIIECVKQICVVMLESPPKGVTIPYRPKPSSSPVIFAGGQAYTIQGQYAIPQPDLTKLHQLAMQQSHFPMTHGNTGFSGIESSSPEVKGYWAGLDASAQTTSHELTIPNDLIGCIIGRQGAKINEIRQMSGAQIKIANPVEGSTDRQVTITGSAASISLAQYLINVSLENAKPSSQAASVTIPDHLSINLSQPSTPSSSSSSSTTTPSLATAGTSDAPSSLPNPLPTAPCVSSLLGMKPIPLLALNVVSAAKGPGASAATTTTSAVPCVTNKLKAEKQRFSPY; encoded by the exons ATGGACACCGGTGTGATTGAAGGTGGATTAAATGTCACTCTCACCATCCGGCTACTTATGCATGGAAAG GAAGTTGGAAGCATTATTGGAAAG AAAGGAGAATCGGTCAAGAAGATGCGTGAAGAG agTGGTGCTCGTATCAACATCTCAGAAGGGAATTGTCCTGAGAGAATAATTACTCTGGCTGGACCCACCAATGCCATCTTTAAAGCCTTTGCAATGATTATTGACAAACTGGAAGAG GACATCAGCAGCTCTATGACCAATAGTACAGCTGCCAGTAGACCCCCAGTCACCCTGAGGCTTGTGGTCCCTGCTAGCCAGTGTGGCTCTCTCATTGGAAAAGGAGGATGCAAGATCAAGGAAATAAGAGAG AGTACAGGGGCTCAGGTCCAGGTGGCAGGGGATATGCTACCAAACTCAACTGAGCGGGCCATCACTATTGCTGGCATCCCGCAATCTATCATTGAGTGTGTCAAACAGATCTGCGTGGTCATGTTGGAG TCTCCCCCGAAGGGCGTGACCATCCCGTACCGGCCCAAGCCGTCCAGCTCTCCAGTCATCTTTGCAGGTGGTCAG GCCTATACCATTCAAGGACAGTATGCCATTCCACAGCCAGAT TTGACCAAGCTGCACCAGTTGGCAATGCAACAGTCTCACTTTCCCATGACGCATGGCAACACCGGATTCAGTG GCATTGAATCCAGCTCTCCAGAGGTGAAAGGCTATTGGg CAGGTTTGGATGCATCTGCTCAGACTACTTCTCATGAACTCACCATTCCAAATGAC TTAATTGGCTGCATAATCGGGCGTCAAGGCGCCAAAATCAATGAGATTCGTCAGATGTCTGGGGCTCAGATCAAAATTGCCAATCCAGTGGAAGGATCTACTGATAGGCAGGTTACCATCACTGGATCTGCTGCCAGCATTAGCCTGGCCCAATATCTAATCAATGTCAG TTTAGAAAACGCTAAACCCTCCTCCCAGGCAGCCTCCGTCACGATCCCTGATCACCTCAGCATCAACCTCTCTCAACCCTCcaccccttcttcttcttcttcctcctccaccaccaccccctcgcTCGCCACAGCGGGGACCTCCGACGCACCCTCCAGCCTCCCCAACCCTCTTCCGACCGCCCCTTGTGTCTCCAGTCTGCTTGGCATGAAACCCATCCCTCTCCTGGCTCTAAATGTTGTGTCTGCTGCTAAGGGTCCTGGGGCTTcggctgccaccaccaccacctctgccGTGCCATGCGTAACTAACAAACTGAAAGCTGAGAAACAGAGATTTTCTCCCTACTGA
- the PCBP2 gene encoding poly(rC)-binding protein 2 isoform X15 yields the protein MDTGVIEGGLNVTLTIRLLMHGKEVGSIIGKKGESVKKMREESGARINISEGNCPERIITLAGPTNAIFKAFAMIIDKLEEDISSSMTNSTAASRPPVTLRLVVPASQCGSLIGKGGCKIKEIRESTGAQVQVAGDMLPNSTERAITIAGIPQSIIECVKQICVVMLESPPKGVTIPYRPKPSSSPVIFAGGQAYTIQGQYAIPQPDLTKLHQLAMQQSHFPMTHGNTGFSAGLDASAQTTSHELTIPNDLIGCIIGRQGAKINEIRQMSGAQIKIANPVEGSTDRQVTITGSAASISLAQYLINVSLENAKPSSQAASVTIPDHLSINLSQPSTPSSSSSSSTTTPSLATAGTSDAPSSLPNPLPTAPCVSSLLGMKPIPLLALNVVSAAKGPGASAATTTTSAVPCVTNKLKAEKQRFSPY from the exons ATGGACACCGGTGTGATTGAAGGTGGATTAAATGTCACTCTCACCATCCGGCTACTTATGCATGGAAAG GAAGTTGGAAGCATTATTGGAAAG AAAGGAGAATCGGTCAAGAAGATGCGTGAAGAG agTGGTGCTCGTATCAACATCTCAGAAGGGAATTGTCCTGAGAGAATAATTACTCTGGCTGGACCCACCAATGCCATCTTTAAAGCCTTTGCAATGATTATTGACAAACTGGAAGAG GACATCAGCAGCTCTATGACCAATAGTACAGCTGCCAGTAGACCCCCAGTCACCCTGAGGCTTGTGGTCCCTGCTAGCCAGTGTGGCTCTCTCATTGGAAAAGGAGGATGCAAGATCAAGGAAATAAGAGAG AGTACAGGGGCTCAGGTCCAGGTGGCAGGGGATATGCTACCAAACTCAACTGAGCGGGCCATCACTATTGCTGGCATCCCGCAATCTATCATTGAGTGTGTCAAACAGATCTGCGTGGTCATGTTGGAG TCTCCCCCGAAGGGCGTGACCATCCCGTACCGGCCCAAGCCGTCCAGCTCTCCAGTCATCTTTGCAGGTGGTCAG GCCTATACCATTCAAGGACAGTATGCCATTCCACAGCCAGAT TTGACCAAGCTGCACCAGTTGGCAATGCAACAGTCTCACTTTCCCATGACGCATGGCAACACCGGATTCAGTG CAGGTTTGGATGCATCTGCTCAGACTACTTCTCATGAACTCACCATTCCAAATGAC TTAATTGGCTGCATAATCGGGCGTCAAGGCGCCAAAATCAATGAGATTCGTCAGATGTCTGGGGCTCAGATCAAAATTGCCAATCCAGTGGAAGGATCTACTGATAGGCAGGTTACCATCACTGGATCTGCTGCCAGCATTAGCCTGGCCCAATATCTAATCAATGTCAG TTTAGAAAACGCTAAACCCTCCTCCCAGGCAGCCTCCGTCACGATCCCTGATCACCTCAGCATCAACCTCTCTCAACCCTCcaccccttcttcttcttcttcctcctccaccaccaccccctcgcTCGCCACAGCGGGGACCTCCGACGCACCCTCCAGCCTCCCCAACCCTCTTCCGACCGCCCCTTGTGTCTCCAGTCTGCTTGGCATGAAACCCATCCCTCTCCTGGCTCTAAATGTTGTGTCTGCTGCTAAGGGTCCTGGGGCTTcggctgccaccaccaccacctctgccGTGCCATGCGTAACTAACAAACTGAAAGCTGAGAAACAGAGATTTTCTCCCTACTGA
- the PCBP2 gene encoding poly(rC)-binding protein 2 isoform X2: MDTGVIEGGLNVTLTIRLLMHGKEVGSIIGKKGESVKKMREESGARINISEGNCPERIITLAGPTNAIFKAFAMIIDKLEEDISSSMTNSTAASRPPVTLRLVVPASQCGSLIGKGGCKIKEIRESTGAQVQVAGDMLPNSTERAITIAGIPQSIIECVKQICVVMLETLSQSPPKGVTIPYRPKPSSSPVIFAGGQDRYSTGSDSASFPHTTPSMCLNPDLEGPPLEAYTIQGQYAIPQPDLTKLHQLAMQQSHFPMTHGNTGFSGIESSSPEVKGYWGLDASAQTTSHELTIPNDLIGCIIGRQGAKINEIRQMSGAQIKIANPVEGSTDRQVTITGSAASISLAQYLINVSLENAKPSSQAASVTIPDHLSINLSQPSTPSSSSSSSTTTPSLATAGTSDAPSSLPNPLPTAPCVSSLLGMKPIPLLALNVVSAAKGPGASAATTTTSAVPCVTNKLKAEKQRFSPY; encoded by the exons ATGGACACCGGTGTGATTGAAGGTGGATTAAATGTCACTCTCACCATCCGGCTACTTATGCATGGAAAG GAAGTTGGAAGCATTATTGGAAAG AAAGGAGAATCGGTCAAGAAGATGCGTGAAGAG agTGGTGCTCGTATCAACATCTCAGAAGGGAATTGTCCTGAGAGAATAATTACTCTGGCTGGACCCACCAATGCCATCTTTAAAGCCTTTGCAATGATTATTGACAAACTGGAAGAG GACATCAGCAGCTCTATGACCAATAGTACAGCTGCCAGTAGACCCCCAGTCACCCTGAGGCTTGTGGTCCCTGCTAGCCAGTGTGGCTCTCTCATTGGAAAAGGAGGATGCAAGATCAAGGAAATAAGAGAG AGTACAGGGGCTCAGGTCCAGGTGGCAGGGGATATGCTACCAAACTCAACTGAGCGGGCCATCACTATTGCTGGCATCCCGCAATCTATCATTGAGTGTGTCAAACAGATCTGCGTGGTCATGTTGGA gactcTCTCCCAGTCTCCCCCGAAGGGCGTGACCATCCCGTACCGGCCCAAGCCGTCCAGCTCTCCAGTCATCTTTGCAGGTGGTCAG GACAGGTACAGCACAGGCAGCGACAGTGCGAGCTTTCCCCACACCACCCCGTCCATGTGCCTCAACCCTGACCTGGAGGGACCACCTCTAGAG GCCTATACCATTCAAGGACAGTATGCCATTCCACAGCCAGAT TTGACCAAGCTGCACCAGTTGGCAATGCAACAGTCTCACTTTCCCATGACGCATGGCAACACCGGATTCAGTG GCATTGAATCCAGCTCTCCAGAGGTGAAAGGCTATTGGg GTTTGGATGCATCTGCTCAGACTACTTCTCATGAACTCACCATTCCAAATGAC TTAATTGGCTGCATAATCGGGCGTCAAGGCGCCAAAATCAATGAGATTCGTCAGATGTCTGGGGCTCAGATCAAAATTGCCAATCCAGTGGAAGGATCTACTGATAGGCAGGTTACCATCACTGGATCTGCTGCCAGCATTAGCCTGGCCCAATATCTAATCAATGTCAG TTTAGAAAACGCTAAACCCTCCTCCCAGGCAGCCTCCGTCACGATCCCTGATCACCTCAGCATCAACCTCTCTCAACCCTCcaccccttcttcttcttcttcctcctccaccaccaccccctcgcTCGCCACAGCGGGGACCTCCGACGCACCCTCCAGCCTCCCCAACCCTCTTCCGACCGCCCCTTGTGTCTCCAGTCTGCTTGGCATGAAACCCATCCCTCTCCTGGCTCTAAATGTTGTGTCTGCTGCTAAGGGTCCTGGGGCTTcggctgccaccaccaccacctctgccGTGCCATGCGTAACTAACAAACTGAAAGCTGAGAAACAGAGATTTTCTCCCTACTGA
- the PCBP2 gene encoding poly(rC)-binding protein 2 isoform X7: protein MDTGVIEGGLNVTLTIRLLMHGKEVGSIIGKKGESVKKMREESGARINISEGNCPERIITLAGPTNAIFKAFAMIIDKLEEDISSSMTNSTAASRPPVTLRLVVPASQCGSLIGKGGCKIKEIRESTGAQVQVAGDMLPNSTERAITIAGIPQSIIECVKQICVVMLETLSQSPPKGVTIPYRPKPSSSPVIFAGGQDRYSTGSDSASFPHTTPSMCLNPDLEGPPLEAYTIQGQYAIPQPDLTKLHQLAMQQSHFPMTHGNTGFSGLDASAQTTSHELTIPNDLIGCIIGRQGAKINEIRQMSGAQIKIANPVEGSTDRQVTITGSAASISLAQYLINVSLENAKPSSQAASVTIPDHLSINLSQPSTPSSSSSSSTTTPSLATAGTSDAPSSLPNPLPTAPCVSSLLGMKPIPLLALNVVSAAKGPGASAATTTTSAVPCVTNKLKAEKQRFSPY, encoded by the exons ATGGACACCGGTGTGATTGAAGGTGGATTAAATGTCACTCTCACCATCCGGCTACTTATGCATGGAAAG GAAGTTGGAAGCATTATTGGAAAG AAAGGAGAATCGGTCAAGAAGATGCGTGAAGAG agTGGTGCTCGTATCAACATCTCAGAAGGGAATTGTCCTGAGAGAATAATTACTCTGGCTGGACCCACCAATGCCATCTTTAAAGCCTTTGCAATGATTATTGACAAACTGGAAGAG GACATCAGCAGCTCTATGACCAATAGTACAGCTGCCAGTAGACCCCCAGTCACCCTGAGGCTTGTGGTCCCTGCTAGCCAGTGTGGCTCTCTCATTGGAAAAGGAGGATGCAAGATCAAGGAAATAAGAGAG AGTACAGGGGCTCAGGTCCAGGTGGCAGGGGATATGCTACCAAACTCAACTGAGCGGGCCATCACTATTGCTGGCATCCCGCAATCTATCATTGAGTGTGTCAAACAGATCTGCGTGGTCATGTTGGA gactcTCTCCCAGTCTCCCCCGAAGGGCGTGACCATCCCGTACCGGCCCAAGCCGTCCAGCTCTCCAGTCATCTTTGCAGGTGGTCAG GACAGGTACAGCACAGGCAGCGACAGTGCGAGCTTTCCCCACACCACCCCGTCCATGTGCCTCAACCCTGACCTGGAGGGACCACCTCTAGAG GCCTATACCATTCAAGGACAGTATGCCATTCCACAGCCAGAT TTGACCAAGCTGCACCAGTTGGCAATGCAACAGTCTCACTTTCCCATGACGCATGGCAACACCGGATTCAGTG GTTTGGATGCATCTGCTCAGACTACTTCTCATGAACTCACCATTCCAAATGAC TTAATTGGCTGCATAATCGGGCGTCAAGGCGCCAAAATCAATGAGATTCGTCAGATGTCTGGGGCTCAGATCAAAATTGCCAATCCAGTGGAAGGATCTACTGATAGGCAGGTTACCATCACTGGATCTGCTGCCAGCATTAGCCTGGCCCAATATCTAATCAATGTCAG TTTAGAAAACGCTAAACCCTCCTCCCAGGCAGCCTCCGTCACGATCCCTGATCACCTCAGCATCAACCTCTCTCAACCCTCcaccccttcttcttcttcttcctcctccaccaccaccccctcgcTCGCCACAGCGGGGACCTCCGACGCACCCTCCAGCCTCCCCAACCCTCTTCCGACCGCCCCTTGTGTCTCCAGTCTGCTTGGCATGAAACCCATCCCTCTCCTGGCTCTAAATGTTGTGTCTGCTGCTAAGGGTCCTGGGGCTTcggctgccaccaccaccacctctgccGTGCCATGCGTAACTAACAAACTGAAAGCTGAGAAACAGAGATTTTCTCCCTACTGA